ACGAATTAAGCTCCGCCGATTTGCGCGGTATACTGCTCTGGACTCATGAGATTGCTCGTTTCCCCAGGCTGGCTCAGTTTAATTTTGTAAAACCAACCGCCGGAATAGGGTTCAGTATTAACCAAACCAGGATTGTCCACCACAGCCTTGTTTACTTCAATGATCTGGCCGCTGACTGGCGAATAAATATCGCTCGCCGTCTTCACGGATTCGACCACGGCGCACGCTTCCCCGGCCTTGACCTGTCGGTTTGCTTCTGGAAGC
This genomic stretch from Pedosphaera parvula Ellin514 harbors:
- the gcvH gene encoding glycine cleavage system protein GcvH; the encoded protein is MSNVPSDLKYAKSHEWVRVSGDTAVIGITDHAQHELTDVVFVELPEANRQVKAGEACAVVESVKTASDIYSPVSGQIIEVNKAVVDNPGLVNTEPYSGGWFYKIKLSQPGETSNLMSPEQYTAQIGGA